A genomic stretch from Alosa sapidissima isolate fAloSap1 chromosome 3, fAloSap1.pri, whole genome shotgun sequence includes:
- the LOC121704671 gene encoding mediator of RNA polymerase II transcription subunit 25-like isoform X8 gives MVAGSTHMEPPSKPGANQVADVVFVIEGTANLGPYFESLRKNYILPAIEYFNGGPPAETDFGGDYGGTQYGLVVFNTVDCAPESYVQCHAPTSSAFEFVSWIDSIQFMGGGAESCSLIAEGLSVALQLFDDFKKMREQIKDKEPLGIGPTHKVCVLLCNSPPYLLPAVESVSYTGCTADNLVQIIRDKGIHFSVVAPRKLPALRALFERASPVTGPPESSLPDYCQDPFHMVLVRGIVLPVAAGSSAGAVSLKPVLPPQPMAGNQPPIGATSQAAQQINPNHPYQAPPSLNAAAAAAAMAVEAANNQKNRFPAMMNTVPPFGNQPTLPSVGGVKLPPSSQPSLATVTTVSTPLMPQQQVPPPQQQQPQVPPPGQPVPNQQPQPVPQQQPGPNQQTPPSSQPGMVGAMSMAGVAAAQVGASTIGQAQGANKIVAWSGVLEWQEKPKASMDSNTKLTRSLPCQVQVNQGENLNTDQWPQKLIMQLIPQQLLTTLGPLFRNSRMVQFLFTNKDVESLKGLYRIMVNGFAGCVHFPHSAPCEVRVLMLLYSSKKRIFMGLIPNDQSGFVNGIRQVITNHKNHQQQQQQRVGLNPAAQMQQGQVQPNQNFLNRAPGALQGAHGNVQQQLTMRAAATANQQPPVSGAPPNQVAQGQPQPGAMLRLPNPGANPQLRSLLLSQQQPQPGVGHMQGMLPGLSGLGQQMVHPTPGGGAPMQAQWRQQLPGQMLMTAGPRGPVSQGPGIPPVSGVMDEEILMDLI, from the exons ATGGTTGCGGGCTCTACACACATGGAGCCCCCCTCCAAACCCGGTGCGAACCAGGTGGCCGACGTGGTCTTTGTAATAGAGGGAACGGCGAATCTAGGACCATACTTTGAGTCCCTGAGGAAGAATTATATCTTACCTGCCATTGA GTATTTCAATGGTGGTCCACCAGCTGAGACAGACTTTGGAGGGGAT TATGGTGGAACACAGTATGGACTTGTGGTGTTCAATACAGTGGACTGTGCCCCGGAGTCCTACGTCCAGTGTCATGCTCCCACCAGCTCAGCCTTTGAGTTTGTCTCCTGGATCGACAGCATTCA GTTCATGGGTGGAGGTGCGGAGAGCTGCAGTCTCATCGCCGAGGGCCTCTCTGTGGCCCTGCAGCTCTTTGACGACTTCAAGAAGATGAGAGAACAGAT CAAGGACAAGGAGCCGCTAGGCAT tGGGCCAACCCATaaggtgtgtgtgcttctctgtaaTTCTCCGCCGTACTTGTTGCCTGCTGTGGAGAGTGTCAGCTACACTGGCTGCACCGCTGACAACCTGGTCCAGATCATCAGAGAT AAAGGAATCCATTTCTCAGTGGTGGCACCACGGAAGCTTCCGGCGCTGAGGGCACTCTTTGAGCGAGCGTCACCAGTGACCGGACCTCCAGAGTCGTCACTGCCTGATTACTGCCAGGACCCCTTCCACATGGTGCTGGTGCGAGGCATAGTGCTGCCAG TAGCTGCTGGAAGCAGTGCTGGGGCCGTATCCCTCAAGCCAGTTTTACCCCCTCAGCCTATGGCTGGAAATCAGCCTCCTATTGGTGCAACCTCCCAGGCTGCCCAACAAATCAACCCAAATCATCCATACCAG GCACCTCCCTCACTCAATGCTGCCGCCGCCGCAGCCGCCATGGCTGTAGAGGCTGCCAATAACCAGAAGAACCGTT TCCCTGCGATGATGAACACGGTTCCCCCCTTCGGCAATCAGCCCACGCTTCCTTCAGTGGGCGGAGTCAAACTGCCCCCCTCCAGCCAGCCCAGCTTGGCCACGGTCACCACCGTCTCCACGCCTCTGATGCCCCAGCAACAGGTCCCACCTCCGCAACAACAACAGCCGCAGGTCCCAccccctgggcagcccgtgccCAATCAGCAGCCCCAGCCAGTTCCCCAACAGCAGCCGGGGCCCAATCAGCAGACTCCTCCTTCCTCACAGCCTGGCATGGTAGGAGCCATGAGCATG GCGGGTGTGGCTGCAGCTCAGGTTGGCGCCAGCACCATTGGCCAAGCGCAAGGAGCCAATAAGATTGTTGCATGGAGTGGGGTGCTGGAGTGGCAAGAG AAGCCGAAGGCCTCCATGGACTCCAATACTAAGCTCACACGCTCCCTGCCCTGCCAGGTGCAAGTCAACCAGGGGGAAAACCT AAACACTGACCAGTGGCCACAGAAGCTGATCATGCAGCTCATCCCACAGCAGCTACTG acaACGCTGGGGCCACTGTTCAGAAACTCACGTATGGTGCAGTTTCTGTTCACCAACAAAGATGTGGAGTCACTGAAAGGCCTCTATCGCATTATGGTCAATGGCTTT gcggGCTGTGTGCATTTCCCCCACAGCGCTCCATGTGAGGTTCGGGTCCTGATGCTGCTCTACTCTTCTAAGAAGCGCATCTTCATGGGCCTCATCCCCAACGACCAGAGTGGCTTCGTCAATGGCATCCGCCAGGTCATCACTAACCACAAGAAccaccagcagcaacagcagcaaagAGTG GGTTTAAATCCAGCGGCACAGATGCAGCAGGGCCAGGTGCAGCCCAATCAGAACTTCCTCAACCGTGCACCTGGTGCTCTCCAGGGTGCCCACGGCAACGTACAACAGCAG CTGACAATGCGAGCCGCGGCCACAGCCAATCAGCAACCCCCAGTCAGCGGCGCCCCGCCCAACCAGGTGGCTCAGGGACAACCCCAGCCGGGCGCCATGCTCCGCCTCCCCAACCCAGGAGCCAATCCACAGCTTCGGAGCCTCCTCCTGAGCCAACAACAGCCG CAGCCTGGAGTGGGTCACATGCAGGGCATGCTCCCGGGGCTGTCAGGCCTGGGCCAGCAGATGGTCCACCCCACACCAGGAGGGGGCGCTCCCATGCAGGCCCAGTGGAGGCAGCAGCTCCCAG GTCAGATGTTGATGACGGCAGGACCTCGTGGACCTGTCTCGCAAGGTCCTGGCATACCACCAGTGTCTGGTGTCATGGATGAGGAGATTCTTATGGACCTTATCTAA
- the LOC121704671 gene encoding mediator of RNA polymerase II transcription subunit 25-like isoform X4, giving the protein MVAGSTHMEPPSKPGANQVADVVFVIEGTANLGPYFESLRKNYILPAIEYFNGGPPAETDFGGDYGGTQYGLVVFNTVDCAPESYVQCHAPTSSAFEFVSWIDSIQFMGGGAESCSLIAEGLSVALQLFDDFKKMREQIKDKEPLGIGPTHKVCVLLCNSPPYLLPAVESVSYTGCTADNLVQIIRDKGIHFSVVAPRKLPALRALFERASPVTGPPESSLPDYCQDPFHMVLVRGIVLPVAAGSSAGAVSLKPVLPPQPMAGNQPPIGATSQAAQQINPNHPYQAPPSLNAAAAAAAMAVEAANNQKNRFPAMMNTVPPFGNQPTLPSVGGVKLPPSSQPSLATVTTVSTPLMPQQQVPPPQQQQPQVPPPGQPVPNQQPQPVPQQQPGPNQQTPPSSQPGMVGAMSMAGVAAAQVGASTIGQAQGANKIVAWSGVLEWQEKPKASMDSNTKLTRSLPCQVQVNQGENLNTDQWPQKLIMQLIPQQLLTTLGPLFRNSRMVQFLFTNKDVESLKGLYRIMVNGFAGCVHFPHSAPCEVRVLMLLYSSKKRIFMGLIPNDQSGFVNGIRQVITNHKNHQQQQQQRVGLNPAAQMQQGQVQPNQNFLNRAPGALQGAHGNVQQQSVVVGMPPVSQVTMMEDQQRQNTMLTMRAAATANQQPPVSGAPPNQVAQGQPQPGAMLRLPNPGANPQLRSLLLSQQQPPGVGHMQGMLPGLSGLGQQMVHPTPGGGAPMQAQWRQQLPGQMLMTAGPRGPVSQGPGIPPVSGVMDEEILMDLI; this is encoded by the exons ATGGTTGCGGGCTCTACACACATGGAGCCCCCCTCCAAACCCGGTGCGAACCAGGTGGCCGACGTGGTCTTTGTAATAGAGGGAACGGCGAATCTAGGACCATACTTTGAGTCCCTGAGGAAGAATTATATCTTACCTGCCATTGA GTATTTCAATGGTGGTCCACCAGCTGAGACAGACTTTGGAGGGGAT TATGGTGGAACACAGTATGGACTTGTGGTGTTCAATACAGTGGACTGTGCCCCGGAGTCCTACGTCCAGTGTCATGCTCCCACCAGCTCAGCCTTTGAGTTTGTCTCCTGGATCGACAGCATTCA GTTCATGGGTGGAGGTGCGGAGAGCTGCAGTCTCATCGCCGAGGGCCTCTCTGTGGCCCTGCAGCTCTTTGACGACTTCAAGAAGATGAGAGAACAGAT CAAGGACAAGGAGCCGCTAGGCAT tGGGCCAACCCATaaggtgtgtgtgcttctctgtaaTTCTCCGCCGTACTTGTTGCCTGCTGTGGAGAGTGTCAGCTACACTGGCTGCACCGCTGACAACCTGGTCCAGATCATCAGAGAT AAAGGAATCCATTTCTCAGTGGTGGCACCACGGAAGCTTCCGGCGCTGAGGGCACTCTTTGAGCGAGCGTCACCAGTGACCGGACCTCCAGAGTCGTCACTGCCTGATTACTGCCAGGACCCCTTCCACATGGTGCTGGTGCGAGGCATAGTGCTGCCAG TAGCTGCTGGAAGCAGTGCTGGGGCCGTATCCCTCAAGCCAGTTTTACCCCCTCAGCCTATGGCTGGAAATCAGCCTCCTATTGGTGCAACCTCCCAGGCTGCCCAACAAATCAACCCAAATCATCCATACCAG GCACCTCCCTCACTCAATGCTGCCGCCGCCGCAGCCGCCATGGCTGTAGAGGCTGCCAATAACCAGAAGAACCGTT TCCCTGCGATGATGAACACGGTTCCCCCCTTCGGCAATCAGCCCACGCTTCCTTCAGTGGGCGGAGTCAAACTGCCCCCCTCCAGCCAGCCCAGCTTGGCCACGGTCACCACCGTCTCCACGCCTCTGATGCCCCAGCAACAGGTCCCACCTCCGCAACAACAACAGCCGCAGGTCCCAccccctgggcagcccgtgccCAATCAGCAGCCCCAGCCAGTTCCCCAACAGCAGCCGGGGCCCAATCAGCAGACTCCTCCTTCCTCACAGCCTGGCATGGTAGGAGCCATGAGCATG GCGGGTGTGGCTGCAGCTCAGGTTGGCGCCAGCACCATTGGCCAAGCGCAAGGAGCCAATAAGATTGTTGCATGGAGTGGGGTGCTGGAGTGGCAAGAG AAGCCGAAGGCCTCCATGGACTCCAATACTAAGCTCACACGCTCCCTGCCCTGCCAGGTGCAAGTCAACCAGGGGGAAAACCT AAACACTGACCAGTGGCCACAGAAGCTGATCATGCAGCTCATCCCACAGCAGCTACTG acaACGCTGGGGCCACTGTTCAGAAACTCACGTATGGTGCAGTTTCTGTTCACCAACAAAGATGTGGAGTCACTGAAAGGCCTCTATCGCATTATGGTCAATGGCTTT gcggGCTGTGTGCATTTCCCCCACAGCGCTCCATGTGAGGTTCGGGTCCTGATGCTGCTCTACTCTTCTAAGAAGCGCATCTTCATGGGCCTCATCCCCAACGACCAGAGTGGCTTCGTCAATGGCATCCGCCAGGTCATCACTAACCACAAGAAccaccagcagcaacagcagcaaagAGTG GGTTTAAATCCAGCGGCACAGATGCAGCAGGGCCAGGTGCAGCCCAATCAGAACTTCCTCAACCGTGCACCTGGTGCTCTCCAGGGTGCCCACGGCAACGTACAACAGCAG TCTGTGGTGGTGGGCATGCCGCCTGTTAGTCAGGTCACTATGATGGAGGACCAGCAGAGACAGAATACCATG CTGACAATGCGAGCCGCGGCCACAGCCAATCAGCAACCCCCAGTCAGCGGCGCCCCGCCCAACCAGGTGGCTCAGGGACAACCCCAGCCGGGCGCCATGCTCCGCCTCCCCAACCCAGGAGCCAATCCACAGCTTCGGAGCCTCCTCCTGAGCCAACAACAGCCG CCTGGAGTGGGTCACATGCAGGGCATGCTCCCGGGGCTGTCAGGCCTGGGCCAGCAGATGGTCCACCCCACACCAGGAGGGGGCGCTCCCATGCAGGCCCAGTGGAGGCAGCAGCTCCCAG GTCAGATGTTGATGACGGCAGGACCTCGTGGACCTGTCTCGCAAGGTCCTGGCATACCACCAGTGTCTGGTGTCATGGATGAGGAGATTCTTATGGACCTTATCTAA
- the LOC121704671 gene encoding mediator of RNA polymerase II transcription subunit 25-like isoform X5: MVAGSTHMEPPSKPGANQVADVVFVIEGTANLGPYFESLRKNYILPAIEYFNGGPPAETDFGGDYGGTQYGLVVFNTVDCAPESYVQCHAPTSSAFEFVSWIDSIQFMGGGAESCSLIAEGLSVALQLFDDFKKMREQIKDKEPLGIGPTHKVCVLLCNSPPYLLPAVESVSYTGCTADNLVQIIRDKGIHFSVVAPRKLPALRALFERASPVTGPPESSLPDYCQDPFHMVLVRGIVLPVAAGSSAGAVSLKPVLPPQPMAGNQPPIGATSQAAQQINPNHPYQAPPSLNAAAAAAAMAVEAANNQKNRFPAMMNTVPPFGNQPTLPSVGGVKLPPSSQPSLATVTTVSTPLMPQQQVPPPQQQQPQVPPPGQPVPNQQPQPVPQQQPGPNQQTPPSSQPGMAGVAAAQVGASTIGQAQGANKIVAWSGVLEWQEKPKASMDSNTKLTRSLPCQVQVNQGENLNTDQWPQKLIMQLIPQQLLTTLGPLFRNSRMVQFLFTNKDVESLKGLYRIMVNGFAGCVHFPHSAPCEVRVLMLLYSSKKRIFMGLIPNDQSGFVNGIRQVITNHKNHQQQQQQRVGLNPAAQMQQGQVQPNQNFLNRAPGALQGAHGNVQQQSVVVGMPPVSQVTMMEDQQRQNTMLTMRAAATANQQPPVSGAPPNQVAQGQPQPGAMLRLPNPGANPQLRSLLLSQQQPQPGVGHMQGMLPGLSGLGQQMVHPTPGGGAPMQAQWRQQLPGQMLMTAGPRGPVSQGPGIPPVSGVMDEEILMDLI, encoded by the exons ATGGTTGCGGGCTCTACACACATGGAGCCCCCCTCCAAACCCGGTGCGAACCAGGTGGCCGACGTGGTCTTTGTAATAGAGGGAACGGCGAATCTAGGACCATACTTTGAGTCCCTGAGGAAGAATTATATCTTACCTGCCATTGA GTATTTCAATGGTGGTCCACCAGCTGAGACAGACTTTGGAGGGGAT TATGGTGGAACACAGTATGGACTTGTGGTGTTCAATACAGTGGACTGTGCCCCGGAGTCCTACGTCCAGTGTCATGCTCCCACCAGCTCAGCCTTTGAGTTTGTCTCCTGGATCGACAGCATTCA GTTCATGGGTGGAGGTGCGGAGAGCTGCAGTCTCATCGCCGAGGGCCTCTCTGTGGCCCTGCAGCTCTTTGACGACTTCAAGAAGATGAGAGAACAGAT CAAGGACAAGGAGCCGCTAGGCAT tGGGCCAACCCATaaggtgtgtgtgcttctctgtaaTTCTCCGCCGTACTTGTTGCCTGCTGTGGAGAGTGTCAGCTACACTGGCTGCACCGCTGACAACCTGGTCCAGATCATCAGAGAT AAAGGAATCCATTTCTCAGTGGTGGCACCACGGAAGCTTCCGGCGCTGAGGGCACTCTTTGAGCGAGCGTCACCAGTGACCGGACCTCCAGAGTCGTCACTGCCTGATTACTGCCAGGACCCCTTCCACATGGTGCTGGTGCGAGGCATAGTGCTGCCAG TAGCTGCTGGAAGCAGTGCTGGGGCCGTATCCCTCAAGCCAGTTTTACCCCCTCAGCCTATGGCTGGAAATCAGCCTCCTATTGGTGCAACCTCCCAGGCTGCCCAACAAATCAACCCAAATCATCCATACCAG GCACCTCCCTCACTCAATGCTGCCGCCGCCGCAGCCGCCATGGCTGTAGAGGCTGCCAATAACCAGAAGAACCGTT TCCCTGCGATGATGAACACGGTTCCCCCCTTCGGCAATCAGCCCACGCTTCCTTCAGTGGGCGGAGTCAAACTGCCCCCCTCCAGCCAGCCCAGCTTGGCCACGGTCACCACCGTCTCCACGCCTCTGATGCCCCAGCAACAGGTCCCACCTCCGCAACAACAACAGCCGCAGGTCCCAccccctgggcagcccgtgccCAATCAGCAGCCCCAGCCAGTTCCCCAACAGCAGCCGGGGCCCAATCAGCAGACTCCTCCTTCCTCACAGCCTGGCATG GCGGGTGTGGCTGCAGCTCAGGTTGGCGCCAGCACCATTGGCCAAGCGCAAGGAGCCAATAAGATTGTTGCATGGAGTGGGGTGCTGGAGTGGCAAGAG AAGCCGAAGGCCTCCATGGACTCCAATACTAAGCTCACACGCTCCCTGCCCTGCCAGGTGCAAGTCAACCAGGGGGAAAACCT AAACACTGACCAGTGGCCACAGAAGCTGATCATGCAGCTCATCCCACAGCAGCTACTG acaACGCTGGGGCCACTGTTCAGAAACTCACGTATGGTGCAGTTTCTGTTCACCAACAAAGATGTGGAGTCACTGAAAGGCCTCTATCGCATTATGGTCAATGGCTTT gcggGCTGTGTGCATTTCCCCCACAGCGCTCCATGTGAGGTTCGGGTCCTGATGCTGCTCTACTCTTCTAAGAAGCGCATCTTCATGGGCCTCATCCCCAACGACCAGAGTGGCTTCGTCAATGGCATCCGCCAGGTCATCACTAACCACAAGAAccaccagcagcaacagcagcaaagAGTG GGTTTAAATCCAGCGGCACAGATGCAGCAGGGCCAGGTGCAGCCCAATCAGAACTTCCTCAACCGTGCACCTGGTGCTCTCCAGGGTGCCCACGGCAACGTACAACAGCAG TCTGTGGTGGTGGGCATGCCGCCTGTTAGTCAGGTCACTATGATGGAGGACCAGCAGAGACAGAATACCATG CTGACAATGCGAGCCGCGGCCACAGCCAATCAGCAACCCCCAGTCAGCGGCGCCCCGCCCAACCAGGTGGCTCAGGGACAACCCCAGCCGGGCGCCATGCTCCGCCTCCCCAACCCAGGAGCCAATCCACAGCTTCGGAGCCTCCTCCTGAGCCAACAACAGCCG CAGCCTGGAGTGGGTCACATGCAGGGCATGCTCCCGGGGCTGTCAGGCCTGGGCCAGCAGATGGTCCACCCCACACCAGGAGGGGGCGCTCCCATGCAGGCCCAGTGGAGGCAGCAGCTCCCAG GTCAGATGTTGATGACGGCAGGACCTCGTGGACCTGTCTCGCAAGGTCCTGGCATACCACCAGTGTCTGGTGTCATGGATGAGGAGATTCTTATGGACCTTATCTAA
- the LOC121704671 gene encoding mediator of RNA polymerase II transcription subunit 25-like isoform X7, whose amino-acid sequence MVAGSTHMEPPSKPGANQVADVVFVIEGTANLGPYFESLRKNYILPAIEYFNGGPPAETDFGGDYGGTQYGLVVFNTVDCAPESYVQCHAPTSSAFEFVSWIDSIQFMGGGAESCSLIAEGLSVALQLFDDFKKMREQIGPTHKVCVLLCNSPPYLLPAVESVSYTGCTADNLVQIIRDKGIHFSVVAPRKLPALRALFERASPVTGPPESSLPDYCQDPFHMVLVRGIVLPVAAGSSAGAVSLKPVLPPQPMAGNQPPIGATSQAAQQINPNHPYQAPPSLNAAAAAAAMAVEAANNQKNRFPAMMNTVPPFGNQPTLPSVGGVKLPPSSQPSLATVTTVSTPLMPQQQVPPPQQQQPQVPPPGQPVPNQQPQPVPQQQPGPNQQTPPSSQPGMAGVAAAQVGASTIGQAQGANKIVAWSGVLEWQEKPKASMDSNTKLTRSLPCQVQVNQGENLNTDQWPQKLIMQLIPQQLLTTLGPLFRNSRMVQFLFTNKDVESLKGLYRIMVNGFAGCVHFPHSAPCEVRVLMLLYSSKKRIFMGLIPNDQSGFVNGIRQVITNHKNHQQQQQQRVGLNPAAQMQQGQVQPNQNFLNRAPGALQGAHGNVQQQSVVVGMPPVSQVTMMEDQQRQNTMLTMRAAATANQQPPVSGAPPNQVAQGQPQPGAMLRLPNPGANPQLRSLLLSQQQPQPGVGHMQGMLPGLSGLGQQMVHPTPGGGAPMQAQWRQQLPGQMLMTAGPRGPVSQGPGIPPVSGVMDEEILMDLI is encoded by the exons ATGGTTGCGGGCTCTACACACATGGAGCCCCCCTCCAAACCCGGTGCGAACCAGGTGGCCGACGTGGTCTTTGTAATAGAGGGAACGGCGAATCTAGGACCATACTTTGAGTCCCTGAGGAAGAATTATATCTTACCTGCCATTGA GTATTTCAATGGTGGTCCACCAGCTGAGACAGACTTTGGAGGGGAT TATGGTGGAACACAGTATGGACTTGTGGTGTTCAATACAGTGGACTGTGCCCCGGAGTCCTACGTCCAGTGTCATGCTCCCACCAGCTCAGCCTTTGAGTTTGTCTCCTGGATCGACAGCATTCA GTTCATGGGTGGAGGTGCGGAGAGCTGCAGTCTCATCGCCGAGGGCCTCTCTGTGGCCCTGCAGCTCTTTGACGACTTCAAGAAGATGAGAGAACAGAT tGGGCCAACCCATaaggtgtgtgtgcttctctgtaaTTCTCCGCCGTACTTGTTGCCTGCTGTGGAGAGTGTCAGCTACACTGGCTGCACCGCTGACAACCTGGTCCAGATCATCAGAGAT AAAGGAATCCATTTCTCAGTGGTGGCACCACGGAAGCTTCCGGCGCTGAGGGCACTCTTTGAGCGAGCGTCACCAGTGACCGGACCTCCAGAGTCGTCACTGCCTGATTACTGCCAGGACCCCTTCCACATGGTGCTGGTGCGAGGCATAGTGCTGCCAG TAGCTGCTGGAAGCAGTGCTGGGGCCGTATCCCTCAAGCCAGTTTTACCCCCTCAGCCTATGGCTGGAAATCAGCCTCCTATTGGTGCAACCTCCCAGGCTGCCCAACAAATCAACCCAAATCATCCATACCAG GCACCTCCCTCACTCAATGCTGCCGCCGCCGCAGCCGCCATGGCTGTAGAGGCTGCCAATAACCAGAAGAACCGTT TCCCTGCGATGATGAACACGGTTCCCCCCTTCGGCAATCAGCCCACGCTTCCTTCAGTGGGCGGAGTCAAACTGCCCCCCTCCAGCCAGCCCAGCTTGGCCACGGTCACCACCGTCTCCACGCCTCTGATGCCCCAGCAACAGGTCCCACCTCCGCAACAACAACAGCCGCAGGTCCCAccccctgggcagcccgtgccCAATCAGCAGCCCCAGCCAGTTCCCCAACAGCAGCCGGGGCCCAATCAGCAGACTCCTCCTTCCTCACAGCCTGGCATG GCGGGTGTGGCTGCAGCTCAGGTTGGCGCCAGCACCATTGGCCAAGCGCAAGGAGCCAATAAGATTGTTGCATGGAGTGGGGTGCTGGAGTGGCAAGAG AAGCCGAAGGCCTCCATGGACTCCAATACTAAGCTCACACGCTCCCTGCCCTGCCAGGTGCAAGTCAACCAGGGGGAAAACCT AAACACTGACCAGTGGCCACAGAAGCTGATCATGCAGCTCATCCCACAGCAGCTACTG acaACGCTGGGGCCACTGTTCAGAAACTCACGTATGGTGCAGTTTCTGTTCACCAACAAAGATGTGGAGTCACTGAAAGGCCTCTATCGCATTATGGTCAATGGCTTT gcggGCTGTGTGCATTTCCCCCACAGCGCTCCATGTGAGGTTCGGGTCCTGATGCTGCTCTACTCTTCTAAGAAGCGCATCTTCATGGGCCTCATCCCCAACGACCAGAGTGGCTTCGTCAATGGCATCCGCCAGGTCATCACTAACCACAAGAAccaccagcagcaacagcagcaaagAGTG GGTTTAAATCCAGCGGCACAGATGCAGCAGGGCCAGGTGCAGCCCAATCAGAACTTCCTCAACCGTGCACCTGGTGCTCTCCAGGGTGCCCACGGCAACGTACAACAGCAG TCTGTGGTGGTGGGCATGCCGCCTGTTAGTCAGGTCACTATGATGGAGGACCAGCAGAGACAGAATACCATG CTGACAATGCGAGCCGCGGCCACAGCCAATCAGCAACCCCCAGTCAGCGGCGCCCCGCCCAACCAGGTGGCTCAGGGACAACCCCAGCCGGGCGCCATGCTCCGCCTCCCCAACCCAGGAGCCAATCCACAGCTTCGGAGCCTCCTCCTGAGCCAACAACAGCCG CAGCCTGGAGTGGGTCACATGCAGGGCATGCTCCCGGGGCTGTCAGGCCTGGGCCAGCAGATGGTCCACCCCACACCAGGAGGGGGCGCTCCCATGCAGGCCCAGTGGAGGCAGCAGCTCCCAG GTCAGATGTTGATGACGGCAGGACCTCGTGGACCTGTCTCGCAAGGTCCTGGCATACCACCAGTGTCTGGTGTCATGGATGAGGAGATTCTTATGGACCTTATCTAA